In the Armatimonadota bacterium genome, CCGCAGGTCGACTTCCTCCTGGCGTGAGCAGGCAGGCACGTTCTGCTCGAACCAGGAATCGCCCTCGAAGTAGGCCCCGCAAATCCCGGCGAAGCGCCGCCCTCCCAGTTCCTCGTCGGCGCGGCGAATGGCCTCTTCCCGTGTGGTGACCATGGCCGGCCCTCCTGTGATTCCACGGTAGCCCCTGGCGGTGCGGGTGTCTATCGAGCGCCCGCTGTATTCGGCCTCCGCGCCTGCGCCACGGCGTCCGGACGGTGCCGCCCCAGGTAGGCACCACCTGGCCAGCCCCCTTCCCGGGCCCCGCCCCAGGTGGTATCGTGCAGCTGGACCCCGGGTGGACCCTCGTCAGGCCGGCGTTTCCCGCTCGCAGGACAACGAGGTCGCGCGCCCGCAACCGGCCGTCGCGCGTTCGCGCGCGGCCTGCGCTGACGTGAGGGGGAGGCGTCACGGGCCCCGCCGGCAGCAGCGCCAGCAGCGTCCAGACCATCCCGTGGGCCAGGAGGCGACGCCATGACCACAGCACAGGTCCTCGAGCAGGCCGCCGCGCGCGGCGTGCGGTTCGTACGGCTGCAGTTCACCGACATCCTGGGCGTCCTCAAGAACGTCGAGATCCCCGTGGACGAGCTGGAGAAAGCGCTGAACAACGAGATCATGTTCGACGGCTCCTCGATCGAAGGGTTCGTGCGCATCGAGGAGTCGGACATGTACCTGATCCCCGACCCGGCCACGTTCGCCGTCTTCCCGTGGAAGGATCAGGAGGGGATCACGGCGCGCCTGATCTGCGACGTCTACACCGCCGACGGGGAACCCTTCGCCGGTGACCCGCGGTCGGTACTCAAGCGGGCCATCGCCGCCGCGTCGCAGCGGGGCTTCACCATGATGGCCGGACCGGAGTGCGAGTTCTTCCTCTTCCCCCTCGACGCCAGCGGCCAGCCCGTCCTGCAGACGCACGACCGTGCCGGGTACTTCGACCTGGCGCCGGTCGACAAGGGCGAGGAGGCCCGGGCCGACATGGTCACGGCGCTGTCGGCCATGGGGTTCGAGGTGGAAGCCGCCCACCACGAGGTGGCGCCGGGGCAGCACGAGATCGACTTCCGGTACGCCGACGTGCTGCGCACCGCCGACAACGTGGCGACGTTCCGGTTCGTGGTGCGCACCATCGCCAGGCGTCACGGCCTGCACGCCACGTTCATGCCCAAGCCCCTGGCCGGCATCAACGGCTCGGGCATGCACACCCACCAGTCGCTCTACCGCGGTGGCACCAACGCCTTCTACGACCCGGACGGCCCCTATCAGCTGAGCGCGGTCTGCCTGCACTACACCGGTGGGCTGCTGGCCCACGCCCGGGGCATGACCGCGGTCACCAACCCCCTGGTGAACTCCTACAAGCGGCTGGTGCCGGGCTACGAGGCGCCGGTCTACATCGCGTGGGCCGAGCGCAACCGCTCGCCGCTGGTGCGCATCCCCGCGGCGCGGGGCCCCGCCACCCGCGTGGAGCTGCGGATGCCCGATCCCTCCTGCAACCCGTACCTGGCCCTGGCCGTCATGCTGGCCGCCGGGCTCGACGGCATCGACCGGCGGCTGGACCCGGGGCCACCGCTGAACCGCAACATCTACGCCATGACCGAGGACGAGCTGGACCAGCTGGGCATCCAGGTGCTGCCCCGCAACCTGGACGAGGCCATGCGGGAGCTGCTGGCCGACGAGGTGGTCTGCGCGACCCTGGGCGGGCACATCGTCGACCACCTGCGCCAGGCCAAGCGGCTGGAGTGGCGGGAGTACGTCAGCCGGGTCCACCCGTGGGAGGTCGATCGCTACCTGACGACGTTCTGAGGTCTTCCCAGACCGTCACCCCGTCGCGGACCGCCTCGGCCACCGTCGAGATCTCCCGGGCCTTTCGCGCAAACTCTTCGGGCGT is a window encoding:
- the glnA gene encoding type I glutamate--ammonia ligase is translated as MTTAQVLEQAAARGVRFVRLQFTDILGVLKNVEIPVDELEKALNNEIMFDGSSIEGFVRIEESDMYLIPDPATFAVFPWKDQEGITARLICDVYTADGEPFAGDPRSVLKRAIAAASQRGFTMMAGPECEFFLFPLDASGQPVLQTHDRAGYFDLAPVDKGEEARADMVTALSAMGFEVEAAHHEVAPGQHEIDFRYADVLRTADNVATFRFVVRTIARRHGLHATFMPKPLAGINGSGMHTHQSLYRGGTNAFYDPDGPYQLSAVCLHYTGGLLAHARGMTAVTNPLVNSYKRLVPGYEAPVYIAWAERNRSPLVRIPAARGPATRVELRMPDPSCNPYLALAVMLAAGLDGIDRRLDPGPPLNRNIYAMTEDELDQLGIQVLPRNLDEAMRELLADEVVCATLGGHIVDHLRQAKRLEWREYVSRVHPWEVDRYLTTF